The nucleotide sequence TATTAAGGGATCCTGAAGCTAAAATTAATAATAATGCTTATGAAAACGGATTTACAGTAAACTGTGAAAGCGGTTTGAGCCTTACTGGAGATTATGTTGTCTCAGCAATTGGCCGTGAAGCTAATGTGGAAGACATTGGTCTTGAAAATGTTGGTTTGACATACACCAAACAGGGTATTAAAGTAAATGGACACCTTCAAACTGTCGTTCCTAATATATATGCATCTGGTGATGTTGCAGACACCGGCATTGCAAAGCTTGTAACCGTTGCAATACATCACTCCAAATATCTTGCAAAAGAACTGTTGGGTGAAGCTGATGAAATTACATATCCTGTCGTTCCTGCTGTGGCATATACCATTCCAAGAATTGCTACTGTAGGTGTGCCGGCTTATATTGCTGATGAAAGCGATGAATATGATGTGCATCAAATAAGGTATGGTAATTCTTACTCATTAGAACTTAAAAATGACACTACTGCTGAGGCCAAGGTCATTGTTGATAAGGATTTACAGATTGTCGGAGCTGAAATCTATGCTGCAGATGCTGAAAACGTTGCAAACATGTTTGCATTCATAATCAACAAGAAAATCACATTAGAAGAACTTGATTATATGATTTATGCTTTCCCTTCAAGCAGTTCCGTTTGTCTATATAAACTGCACAATATCCATTATGACTTATGAAATTCAAAGAGAAAATAATCATTGTTATTTTAATTCTGATTATTTTGATATTCAGCATGCTGATTATTCAACATGGATTATTTAATAATGATGAAAATATCACTTATCGTGAGGTTATAGCAAATAACAGTGGCGAACCGGGTAGTGTTGAGGTTATCAGAAATATTGGTAATGCAGATGGTGAAAGAATAGCTTATGTCGTTGGAGTTCATCCTTTGGAGCATGAAACCCACGAAACGCTAGTTAAATTACTTCCAAAGATGGATAATCTCAACAAATGTTATGATGTGTACATAATTAATGTTACTCGTGATATAGGTTATTACGGTGACGGACTGGATAATTATGAAAATCCCGGAAGACAGAATGGACAGAATCTGGCATATGAGTATGTATATCCTCAGATAGTTAACGGCAATTATTCTCTTGCAGTTGATGTGCATTCAAATATTGGCGCTTATCCCTTCAAGACTTTTGTATTCTCACCTTTAAATGAGGGCTTGGGTGTTGATTATGCACAGAAAGTTGCAGACAACTGTCCAAACATTACATATTATGCTCCCGATACAACCACCAGCGGACCATATTTGACTATTCCATTAAATAATAATGGAGTGCCTGCATTCTACTTTGAAGAGTATAGCTTTGCTTCACAAAACGTTAAGGATTCACATATGCTTGAACTGATAAGTGCTATTGACAATTTAGGAGGAATTTGATGAGTGAAGATAAGATAACATATAGTGATGTTAGAGAATATGAAACATTATTTACTTTGGCTCCAACATTTTTGCTTGAAAGATTTGCTCGAAAAAACACCAATCTCGTTTCGAAGTTTGAATCTATTATTCAGGGTTATTTGGACAATTTAACTTCAGATCAAAAACATAAACTGGCTATTATCTTAAACAGTGATGTTGACGATTTGCAAAATATCATGAATGAATCATATAGTAAAACTGGTAAAAAGCAGTTCATGATTCTTGCCAATCCAAAATATAAACAATTTATTGTGGATAATCTTGAAAGTATTCGTAAAATGATTTAATTTTATGACTAAAAATTTAAATATAATTTTTTACAAAATATTTCATACTTAAGTATCTTAAGTAGAATTTAATAGGTGAAACTATGGCTGATAAAGAAAAAACTATTGAAGCTTTACAAGCAATCGTAACCGGTTTATCTGCAAATTCATTCGGACACAGGATTCAATCAAAAATATTTGCAGGATTAGGTTTCCAGTCTTTAGGAGACAAATATGCAGCTCATGCTAGTGAAGAAATGGACTTCGTAGAACAGTTCATGGACCGTATTCTTGATTTAGGTGGAGAAATCAAACAGGAAGCTCAGGAAGCTAAACCAATTTACACCGATATTGTTGAGTTTATCGAAGCTGATTACCAAGTATCCGTTGAAGGAATTGCTTTTTTAAATGAATTAATGGATTCCGGAATCTTTGATAATACTACTTATGATTTAATGAAAGTCTATCTCAAAGATGAGGAAGAAGACATGTATTGGAGCGAACAGCAACTTGATTTATGCAAAATGATTGGAAAACAAAATTACCTCACCCAATTATTAATAAATAATCAAACTGTTGAATAAATTTAATTTCAGGTTGTGATATTATCAAAATTGAAGCTGTTAAAACTTATGAAAATGGATTTATGAAGCAGCCTTTTGCCTTTGGTGGTGAAGAAGGTATTGAAAACTTTGATGCATCAATAAGATATAGGGCAAGCATCAATAATTATCTGATTGATACAGGAGATGAAGTTATCCTTGTTGACACTGGAATACCTTCCGATTTTCCTGATCCTGAAGCAGATGATTCAGTCATGATTTATAATGGTGAAAGAATCAGTGATTATATGACTGCTTTTGAAAAGTTAGGATATAAAAAGGAAGATGTAACTAAAATTCTTTTAACCCACAAGCATCCTGATCACTCCGGTGAGCTAAAGCAATTCCCTAATGCAAAAGTTTATCTTTCAAAAACCGAAGCTGAAGCATTAGATTTGAATGGAGACAATATTGTAACTGTTGATTATGATGACGAATATTATAATTTCAGCAATGCGCAAAAAATTATTGATGATGTATATTTAATTGAAGCAATCGGTCATACCAATGGTAACAGTATCGTAATTGTAAAAGATGATGACATATTCTACATGATTCATGGAGACGTTACATATACTGATGAGGCATTGTATGAAAACAAGTTATCAATTGTTTTTGAGAATATCGAAAAGGCTCGTGAAACATTGGATAATATTCGTGAATTCATCATGAATCATCCGACCGTATATCTGTCAACACATACTCCATTAGGTCCTGAAAACCTTGAAAACAAATATATAATGGATTTGGAAAATCCTCCGGAAAGTATTTATCCAGAATAAATACTTTCATAATTTTTTTAAAAAACATGAAAATCTTATACTATACATCAACAGGAAATAACCTTTATATTTCAAAAAGATTGGGTGGAGAGCTTTTAAGCATTCCTCAGCTAATTAAAAACGGGATTTATGACATTGAAGATGATATTGTAGGCATTGTTTTTCCCGTATTTTTTGCAACTTCTCCTAAAAGCCTAAGGGAATTTATCAAAAAAGTTAAAATTAAAGCAGATTACTTCTTTTTAATAACTTCCTATGGTTCCGATGGCGATCAGAACGCCTTAAGGATAATGAAGGAAACGTTTGAAAATAGAGGAATTAAAGTTAATTATACCAATTCTGTTTTGATGATTGACAATTTCCTTCCTGTTTTTGATATGGCTCATGAAAAGGAAATTAAAAAGGATTTGGATGTTGATGGTCAAATTGATGTTATTAAAGATGATATTTTAAATAAAAAAGACTATATTTTTGACAAAAAGCCTTTCACTGACCAGCCTGACATTGAAGTTTTTTTAGAAACAACAATGACTGAAAAATACCACATTCAGGTTGGTGAGGACTGCAGTTTGTGTAAAATCTGCACAAGGGTTTGTCCTAGGGGAAATATCTCCTTTTTAGATGACCGCCCTCAGATTGGTGATAATTGCGACTTCTGTTTAGGTTGTGTGCAGCACTGTAAAACAAATACATTAACCATTAATGATGAGTTAAATCCTAACGAACGATACAGAAATCCCAATATCAAAATTTCTGAAATCATTAAAAGCAATAATATGAAAAAAATAGTATAATAGTGATAGAATAATGTTATTTTTTAACATTATTCTGATTTTTCTTCTTCTTTCTGTTTTTCTTTTAGGTTTTCAATTCCTATAATCATTTTAATCCTCCATATTTTTAACATGAATAAAACTCAAGTACTCTGTTATTATATTTATTATAATAGTATATAAATATTTAGGCATACCTAAAAATTCTATTTTATTAAAAAAATAATTAAATTACATCGAAACCGATTAATTTAATTTGGTTAGAAATTAATTCCGGATTATCATCTACTTTTTCAGACAATTTTGTAGTAATGTATTTCTTATTATCATCTGCAAAAACAGTAGCGATTTTTAAATCATCACTATCCATCAATACACTTGCTAAAAAGTTAGCACCACTAGAAATGCCTATTCCCAACCCAAATTCACGTGATATTCTTTTGGACATATTGATTGCATCACAATCATGAATTAAAACTATATCATCAATCAAATCCCTATCGACAATACTGGGAATGAAATCATCACCAATTCCCTCAATGAGATGTGATCCCTCATCCATGCCCATTTTTAATATGGATAATGTTGACGGTTCAAGTGCAAATATTTTTGAATCAGGATTATTGTCCTTTAATCGTTTACCTATACCCATTAATGTTCCGCCAGTTCCAATTCCTGAAACGAATGCATTAATGTCAGGCACCTTATCAAGAATCTCTTTACCGGTTGTGTTATATTGGGCTTGTGTGTTTAAAGGATTGTCAAATTGCAGAGGTCTGAATGCATTGTTTTTAATAGCGAATTCTTCTGCAAGTTCAAGTGCCTTTTTAAAACCGCCTTCCTCTTTAGATACAAGATGGACATGAGCGCCGTACATTTCAATTAGATTTCTTCTCTCGACAGAAACCCAATCAGGCATGAAAATATGCACTTCATGATTTAAAAATGCACCTATTGCACTAAAAGAGATGCCGGTATTTCCGCTAGTCACTTCAACTATTGTTTGGCCTTCAGCTAAATTGCCATTTTCTTTTTCTTTTTGTAAAATATATAATGCAATCCTATCCTTTATACTTCCAGTATAATTGTAATATTCAAGTTTAGAGTAAATACTACCTTTCTTTCCATTATATTCATAATTAATCTTAATCATTGGTGTGTTACCAATTAAATTCTGCATTTTCATATCTCCCCAAATATAAATAATGTAATATAATTTATATTTTTAATAATTAAAAAGTTTTTAGATATGATTAAACATTAATATAGATTGATTTAGGGAAATATTTTGCTTTTCTAACTTTTAAAGTAACTTTATATGAACCTCTGACTGATTTTGGAATCTTAATCTTTTTATACTTTTTATCGGAAGTATTGTAATATTTTGTTTTAATCTTTTTTGAACCATAAAAAATTAATCGAACAAATTTACTTACAGTTTTATCCTCATTGTCAGTTACTTTAACCTTAATATATTTTCCAGACTTGTAAAAATATATTTTGCAATATTTGAACACTTTATTTGATTTAATGTTACATTTGCTAACCTTATTTTTACTTATTGAATAATATGCACCATACAGATAATACGCCTTGTTTTTTGTTATGCTGCAGTATTTTGTGGTTGATTTTTTACATGCAAGACATAATGCCCCGGCATATCGTGCCTTGTTTTTAGTGAACTTTGAGTGGGATAGTGATAATTTACCCAATCGTGAATAGATAGCTCCACCAAATATTTCTGCTTTATTGGAAGTGAATCTTGAATTTTTAACTGTTAACGCACCACTTACCGCATAAATTGCACCACCATATACTGATGCATAATTTTTTGTGAATCTGCAATTGATTACTTTCACATGGGACAGATCCTTTTTTGAAAATATTTTTAAGCTTATTGCACCGCCTTTATATCCCTTGTTTTTATAAAAATAGCAGTTTTTAACCAATGCATAGATTGATGAATCAAACACTAAAGTGCCTGCATTATCAGGTGAAGTGTTTTTAGAGAAAACTGAATTAAGGATGCTTCCTTTTCCATATTCATCCAGATATATTACTCCGCACTGTTTTACTTTATTATTACTAAATAAGCAATTATTGATATATAGAGTGCTTGTTTTTCTAACGGAATCGATATAACTTATTACAAGAATTATTGATAGATATGCAGTGTTTTGCTTAAAAGTGGAATCATATATTTTTAAATTAGAGTTATATGACACCTGAATTGCACCTGCCATTCCCCGTTTTTTTATGTTACCGTTAGGCTTTTTTAAATCTGTTGCTTTATTCTTTTTAAATGTGGAAGAATAGATTTTAATGGTGCATGATTTTCCTGCCAAAATTGCTCCACCATTGGAATTGTCTGCAACATTATTAGAAAATTCACAATTCTTAATGGTTAATTTACAGTTTGAACCTACCTTAATTCCACCTCCACCGCTTGTTGAATATCCGTTCTTAATTTTAACATTTTCTAGTTTTACAGTGCAGCCGGATTTGATATTCAAACATCTTGCTAGTCCTGATCCGTCGATAGTGCAGTCATTTTTACCGTATATTGTCAAATCCTTATTGATTACAATTCCGTTTTTGAGTGAGGAATCAGTATTCTTATCATACTTATATTTGCCGCTGATATACAATGTGGATTTGGGATTGGCGTTTGAAATTTCATTTTGAAGTGCAGTAAATGAATCTGAAGCTACATTAATGGTTGCAGAAGAGCTTATAGTATTTTCAGTTGAAACAATTTCAAGAGTACTGTTGTCCTCAGCTGAAACACTGGTCACTGCCAATAATATAATTAAGATGATTGAAAACAGGAATATTAATTTTTTAAACAATATAACACCTACTATATTAGATATTATAATTTGACATATTATAAAGTTAATGTACAGTTTTGTGCTAAAAATCTTTATATATATTATGAATATACATATAAATACTGATTTAAATCAAAAGAATATAAAACGGTGAAAATTAAATGAATGACACAACAAAAATCTTAACAATCCAAGACATCTCATGTTATGGTCAATGTTCCATAACAGTAGCACTTCCAGTTATCTCTGCTTTTGGAATAGAAACTGCAATATTACCTTCCGCTGTTTTATCCACTCACACATCAGGTTTTACAGGTTTCACTGTTAGGGACTTAACAGAAGACCTTCCTGCTATTCAAAAACATTGGGAAAGTGAGGGCATATCTTTTGACGCAATATATACTGGATTTATTGCTTCAGCCGAACAGTTGGATTATATTAAAGACATTATTGATTCCAGATTAAACCCTGATGGATTGGTTTTCGTTGACCCTGCTATGGCAGACAATGGTGAGTTTTACTCCACATTCGATCAGGAATTTGCTGATAAAATGGGAGAGCTTTGTAAATTGGGAGATTACATTCTGCCAAACACTACAGAAGCATGCTACATATTACATAAGCCATGGAAACCAGATTTCACAAAAGAAGAAATGATTGAAATGGCTAAAGAGTTATCTGATTTCACTAAAAGATATGTGATCCTTAAAGGAGACAATCATAGACAAAAAGAAATGGGAATGATTGTATTGGATAAAAAAGAAGATACTCTTAATTTTGTCTACAATGATAAAATCGATTATTTATCCCATGGAACAGGAGATGTTTTTGCGTCCGCTTTTGTTGGGTCAACCATGATTGGAAAAACTCCAGAAGCTGCTGCAAAAGTTGCTGGAGAATTCACCAAAAAGGCAATTGAAAAAACAA is from Methanobrevibacter sp. and encodes:
- a CDS encoding bacterioferritin, yielding MADKEKTIEALQAIVTGLSANSFGHRIQSKIFAGLGFQSLGDKYAAHASEEMDFVEQFMDRILDLGGEIKQEAQEAKPIYTDIVEFIEADYQVSVEGIAFLNELMDSGIFDNTTYDLMKVYLKDEEEDMYWSEQQLDLCKMIGKQNYLTQLLINNQTVE
- a CDS encoding MBL fold metallo-hydrolase, with the translated sequence MKQPFAFGGEEGIENFDASIRYRASINNYLIDTGDEVILVDTGIPSDFPDPEADDSVMIYNGERISDYMTAFEKLGYKKEDVTKILLTHKHPDHSGELKQFPNAKVYLSKTEAEALDLNGDNIVTVDYDDEYYNFSNAQKIIDDVYLIEAIGHTNGNSIVIVKDDDIFYMIHGDVTYTDEALYENKLSIVFENIEKARETLDNIREFIMNHPTVYLSTHTPLGPENLENKYIMDLENPPESIYPE
- a CDS encoding EFR1 family ferrodoxin (N-terminal region resembles flavodoxins. C-terminal ferrodoxin region binds two 4Fe-4S clusters.), with product MKILYYTSTGNNLYISKRLGGELLSIPQLIKNGIYDIEDDIVGIVFPVFFATSPKSLREFIKKVKIKADYFFLITSYGSDGDQNALRIMKETFENRGIKVNYTNSVLMIDNFLPVFDMAHEKEIKKDLDVDGQIDVIKDDILNKKDYIFDKKPFTDQPDIEVFLETTMTEKYHIQVGEDCSLCKICTRVCPRGNISFLDDRPQIGDNCDFCLGCVQHCKTNTLTINDELNPNERYRNPNIKISEIIKSNNMKKIV
- a CDS encoding PLP-dependent cysteine synthase family protein, which produces MQNLIGNTPMIKINYEYNGKKGSIYSKLEYYNYTGSIKDRIALYILQKEKENGNLAEGQTIVEVTSGNTGISFSAIGAFLNHEVHIFMPDWVSVERRNLIEMYGAHVHLVSKEEGGFKKALELAEEFAIKNNAFRPLQFDNPLNTQAQYNTTGKEILDKVPDINAFVSGIGTGGTLMGIGKRLKDNNPDSKIFALEPSTLSILKMGMDEGSHLIEGIGDDFIPSIVDRDLIDDIVLIHDCDAINMSKRISREFGLGIGISSGANFLASVLMDSDDLKIATVFADDNKKYITTKLSEKVDDNPELISNQIKLIGFDVI
- a CDS encoding right-handed parallel beta-helix repeat-containing protein — encoded protein: MFKKLIFLFSIILIILLAVTSVSAEDNSTLEIVSTENTISSSATINVASDSFTALQNEISNANPKSTLYISGKYKYDKNTDSSLKNGIVINKDLTIYGKNDCTIDGSGLARCLNIKSGCTVKLENVKIKNGYSTSGGGGIKVGSNCKLTIKNCEFSNNVADNSNGGAILAGKSCTIKIYSSTFKKNKATDLKKPNGNIKKRGMAGAIQVSYNSNLKIYDSTFKQNTAYLSIILVISYIDSVRKTSTLYINNCLFSNNKVKQCGVIYLDEYGKGSILNSVFSKNTSPDNAGTLVFDSSIYALVKNCYFYKNKGYKGGAISLKIFSKKDLSHVKVINCRFTKNYASVYGGAIYAVSGALTVKNSRFTSNKAEIFGGAIYSRLGKLSLSHSKFTKNKARYAGALCLACKKSTTKYCSITKNKAYYLYGAYYSISKNKVSKCNIKSNKVFKYCKIYFYKSGKYIKVKVTDNEDKTVSKFVRLIFYGSKKIKTKYYNTSDKKYKKIKIPKSVRGSYKVTLKVRKAKYFPKSIYINV
- a CDS encoding pyridoxamine kinase, producing the protein MNDTTKILTIQDISCYGQCSITVALPVISAFGIETAILPSAVLSTHTSGFTGFTVRDLTEDLPAIQKHWESEGISFDAIYTGFIASAEQLDYIKDIIDSRLNPDGLVFVDPAMADNGEFYSTFDQEFADKMGELCKLGDYILPNTTEACYILHKPWKPDFTKEEMIEMAKELSDFTKRYVILKGDNHRQKEMGMIVLDKKEDTLNFVYNDKIDYLSHGTGDVFASAFVGSTMIGKTPEAAAKVAGEFTKKAIEKTIGDETHTYGVKFEQAIPELYGLLDKFE